Below is a window of Humulus lupulus chromosome 9, drHumLupu1.1, whole genome shotgun sequence DNA.
ctgcagtgggcatcttccgacactttttgtatgtccatttgtatctcaaacttattaacgtgagatactgggtctccgtacccatcgaagttcggcaatgtaggcatcttgaacttactgggggtttcggccgcagcaatcctctgtacaaagggggtggccctcctcctatcgtactaaATACGGGAtgttcgtcccccgaccagttgttgtaccgcctggttcaaggcatcaatctgagcctaaaCAACTTCTAGGACTGCTGGGGCCAccggtgccgggggagcgtactcgtcgtgcctctcacggcggtcgttaagtacatcTCTTAGATCATCATCtctacgtctctgctcgctagctcctagccgactaaagacgttctgctgcctgggttgccccccaacgTTGTGGCTAGcaagcctattttctctaggtggggagcttctgcctccacctctttcttcatttctctggccagcatttcctctgccggaattagctttattatagtcatggccatctttgaattgtggTTGACTACGGCGTGACCGGCTGTTTACTGTATTTCCTCCTCAGGCTGGCATTTCCCGAtggtcagggggaggcctgcgctggttgttgggtccccatgcattgttatgccgtggggggcccctgaccgtagagcTTGACTCAATGTTCCTCCTGTTAACAGAaagacgctgccccctgctcggtagattcggctcttcatcccctaggcgtctagggctacggggcggCTGCCCTGCCTTATTCTGCCTCGGGCGTTGGGGATTGCCtcaaccagcctgggatggaggctactGCTCAGgttccctaggtgggatatcatcctaagccacaggcggctgctccggcctttgagggcttgctggctggagcggagggcttggattgggacctctttgaggtggtgcgTTTGGTTGTTGATCTGGCTGGGAGGATGGTACAGCCTGACTCCTGgccagttgaatggctgcttcaagggcggccatggcatccctctgccgacgaccCATTTCTGCCTGCCGCTCaatcagctcttggcgctggcgttctatttctctttgctgcagcgccattgtctccgcaacattctcctaattggccctcagattagccaactcttcTTGCACACTCCtagcgttgccctcagtgtttcagaatctaattcctcctcatcaaactccaaatgtggttcattctcggtcacatttgggggaggaggttgggatggtgcagcgctagcaacctgtccagtcttcttggatgttttcgccattagattttttcacagttttttgtcaaactctcaacgaaagcacgagaatgttgacccttgatttatccaacgacacggagtcaagtatacagcaagtaagaaagataatctaataggagagaagaaaacaccaagaatttatagtggttcggccccaaaagatggtaatgacctacgtccacttagtgctattattaagattgaatctcaaagtagtgatcaaagaactagggttcttgagtttcacaagctttgaaagaaatacaataaaacgatggataattgcactatagctctctctttttctctatcttagcaaaaataTTAcgggatcaaaagtcccttccttgagctatttcatgcatatttataggctcaaggagggttacatatgccaaCTTGCCCTATCTTTTCTTAATAATCGTGTATCaagataattatgaagaaatattcaatgcaattattacaagattacaatcttagaaggaaacaaATTAAGTtatacgaccaacctggtcgtGCCTAAGAGTTAAGCCCGGACGAAGAGATGTGCttttggtcgatagtcgagctgTACTttggccacgtgtcaaccacatgtgagaaatccctgccacatcatcagcagccgtttttagggtaaacactCTTATTTCAACTTCTTTGTTAATTTTTTCCTCCAAAACATATGCCGGagtatttttttccaaattttttcATGATGGTATCCGTTGTAGTTACGGTATTCTTCCTGCAATTTTGataaaatttcgaatagtttacagtacagAAAATAAAGTTCTTGATATTTTCTGATATTCCGGTTTACCACACGTGTTCGAAAAAATACAAATATGTTTTCGGAAGTGTAAACTATTCaacaaattttgaaaatttacaggaaTGATATTGTAATTGTGGCTCTcatttttataagtttatatgCATgctctctataaatatatatttaaaacaatATACATAATATAAATCATAAAAGCATACAAGTATGCGAATATTAAGGAGATAcctaaatacaataataaaaccattagagtacttacAAGATGCATAACAGAACAATGACTACACTattggattccctaaccttttgtccttgttaAATGCTAGCTactgcaaggaatccaaaccgctttgaatcaataccacagtcttccaagtctttttctaaaacaacctagtgtttgtgtgggcaaatctcaacacatgagaagataattcctagagagaaaactaagagagagtgggcggctaggtatagaatattagaaGTTAattttttaccttgtcaaattcatcttacctaatgcattctataacactagtatatatatatatgcaattagCTATGATATAAAATAGGTCTTAGTTtcccattttatttttaattatttaataattataattaattaaatacttgtcaaaattaaccaattataattttgaccattatttaattcattttatcaatattaatactaatttatcaatattaaaaaaaattgtctcaattggctataatactctctttttgagactttgtaataaaaacctcaaagtttcttctagttcgtttctcacaaaatattaatacataatttcacattattattttttattggtctagtcaatatgatattttttagaattaataattaaatttattattcaagactactaggttaattttgataagagatgacatggggaccatggatccatgaactcaagctccaataagttaccgtgaatttatttataataaataatctcactaccttattaatttatcgtgactccactatagactcaaaattgcaTTCTTGAAGTCATAGAACGCTTTATATCAAATGTAAATACGtcatccattgttataaccataaccattgttcaatcatctatagatgatctacaaatGACATAGgtgaaaattactattttacccatcGTTAGTATTTGATCCTGAACTTCTACaaagttctttgtaaatgatatttccgtaaatttaattacagaaattagtactctatcatttaacacttgaaaaAATTGGAAaatgaataatttaatatatattttttgggggGCAGAAGTTAAATAAGAGGCTGAAATAAGAAGAGATTGTTGTTAGCTTTTTTTTCgttaattttgttattttgttgggTTAAGATTGTTTTGTTGTGTGGTACCCTTCTATGTCAAAGAAAGAAACTTATATTGGAACAAGTTATTGATTGGTGGCTCTTGAGATAAAATATCAACTCAGAAATTGACGGCCATTGATGCTAATTACAATGACATAAGGACAGTGTCCAGATTAAGACCCTCTTTTTGTTTAGGACACATTAAAATCAAGGGCAAACAATATCAatgattataatataaaaaatgaaaaagataaaaattaaaaaaaaaatgtaaaattgttttttttcttttggtaTCTTATGGCGTAAGATTCTCTTTTTCTACTCCCAACTTTGAATACCCAAAATATGAATTATGATATCATCCATTTCCTCGTGTGTatatataacaataaatattaaattatattcgGGGGGCGTAGACACGTGTCAGCAGATCTCAACTTGTGGTCCCACGCCACGGTGGCGAAACACCAATGAGCACTCGGGCAACTCGCCCAGATCAGCAAACAGCGACTCGTCCTCCTCTCTCATCGGGAACACCATCGCTGCCGCCACTGTCGTCGTCGTCGAAGAGAAGACGGACCCACTCTCCGCAAAAATTGGGCTCTCGAGAACGGGAGACGACGTCGTTTCCATGTCCCCGAACCATCCGAACTCGTCACCACCAATCAGCGACTCGTCTCCGATTAGACCCGCGAACCTCTCTTCCGGCTCGGCCTCCATCTCCGGGTCGGGTTGAGCTTCCAAAGCTTCCACTTTGGCGCTCTTAACGGCAGAGAGTGAGGCTGATTGGTTGCTGTTGTGGTTGTGGTGGTTTCTAGAAGCGGGCCAAGGGTGGTTGTGTTCGGCAGAGTAGGTGACGACTAGCATGGTGGGGTCTATACGGCTTCTCTCCACTTGTTTTCTTGCCGGACACCCTTTTGAACTGCTGCACCTGTAATACCCTCTACCGAAACCAATTTGGACAAGCACAAATAAACAAAATATCAGAAATAATGCCAAAATTTCTCTAATGGTAGAGATATGTGTGTTATATGTAAACATACCTGGGATAAGGTGAGCCTTTGATGGGTTTTTGACCGTACTTCCTCCAAGCCCAAGAATCCGAAGGTGGAGTACTACTGGTCTCGCCCTTTAGTCGTGACCCTTCGACTTCCTTAATCGGAATTGAAAGCACTCTTTTCTGCACGGCTCGTCTGCTGTCAAAGTATACATACATATTCAACTAAGATTCACTTCTTATATCTACACATACATAACGCATAGACATAGAGAGAtggatatatagatatatatatatatatatatagaaatgaactGACCTTTTCTTGGGGGAGGAGATAGTAGTAGTGATGATATTCTTGGAATCGTGGAAGAGGGTAGTCGAGGTAGGAGAGTCGGAGCCATTTTCTCCCGGAGTAGTAGCAGCAGAGTAATAATCGTTGGAGTCTCGATCTGTGTCACCGACAAATGAGTTGTTGTTATTAACAGTGATTAAGCCAGTAGTAGAGATGTCCATGGCGATTGATTTAAAAGCCAGTATCAATAGCTTACAGGGTATAGAACtgtgtagatatatatatatatatatatatatgatcagtGAATTGATGGCGGGACCGAGATTTTATTGGATAATGTTGATCACAAAAGTTGTAGTAGGTTAAGGATCAAAGACAGTAACCAGAAAGAAAATGAGGGTTTGTTTAGTTGGGgaagaagaaaatgaaatgaAGGTGGTGTAGATGGAGTGGTGCTTAAAATATGGCCCTCTTCGTCACATTGACAAATTGGGTTTCTAGTGCttctttattatattatattacagGACGTGCAACCTAAATGTTATATTGATATTTCATACTACCccaattattattactttttgcCTTATCATGTAAATCCCTATATTCTTTTAATTTTCGTTTGTTTATTCATCATATGATAAAGGGGTGATGTACTCACAAACAAACTATATTGTAACTTGTGAAAATGActcttttttatattttaattttattatgaatatttgtatataaataaattatataagaataaacaattaaaataaaaataaatagatcacatttaaaacaaaataacaaaaataatttataaaaggaAAATACTATTATAGTCCTTGTATTTTTTCTGAATACGCAATCATGTcttatgttttattaaatgatATTTCAGACCCTGTAATTTACAAAATAGATTAAAAGAGTACTTACaccaaattttggtcaaaatattttcaattataagatcaattcttggGTCGTTGAAGATGCGATGGGTTCAGAAAAGCAGAGAAGATGGTGGAGGAGCTgataatgaaatattatattttaaaatattttgaccaaaatcagatATAGAgtattattgtgatatattttgtaaaacacatatTTCGAATTGTAATTTAACAAAGTGATTGCGTATTAAGAAAAAACAAATGAGTCAAACTGATATTTTtcctttaaaatattattaaaaacaataaataaaattctacaaatttatttgtgattgatataatttattttctaaaaaaataattttgatattagttctttgttttttttatcaattgaaacggtttttatttatttattttaattttgattttggaagaattgcttttattttttttttagaaaatggactaataaaaaaatttagataCTTATATGCTACTTTTTTAATCACTTGGGtactaatatattatttttaagacAACCATAATAGGTAGTTTTCTCGCTATTAATTGAATTCTAGTCCAAACTTAAAACTAATGCATCAATGATTGCATCAAATGTTTGAATAAATATCTTTTTGCCCGATATAATATTTAAGTATTTAAATACAACTTTGAAACAATATAAATACTTTAATTTTTGCTGcaaatattaaattttacaatTAGAGTATTTTCATTATTTAATGGTAATCCATTTTTTGTACcattatattgtatttttataTGAACCAttattgataattaattaaagttaatattttacacgcatatttgtatttaattatacatgtaaTTTATAATAAAGATCCAATGTTATTGATGTGATATTgcattaaatatatgtataatgatatatatacaagaatatttaattcaagataataatacaaaaaattatCTACAATCACTAAATAAAGtggaatatttatttaatatagaTTATGAGTATGATCTGTCTTCTATTTAAGACAGAATCATTTATCCGGGTTGTTATGTGTAGCGGCACAAAGAGATAGATATACTGtgtacaatatagattgtattacAGTGGAACACGATGAAAGAAAAAACTTCTCATAATCTCTGTTAAAATATAGACGTTCAACATTCATTAATCAATGGTCGTCTGAGACTTGACatcaatcctgaagtgagtaatgaactctttttttttgcttttatgacttttgacttatcaggtaaggttcaatattcatATGACCGAgttcctgatatcttggagttATAGAATTGCAAGTAGATGGGAACATACTTCATAGTtatggaatctgctccttacttaaatgaa
It encodes the following:
- the LOC133801400 gene encoding probable WRKY transcription factor 65 isoform X2; the protein is MDISTTGLITVNNNNSFVGDTDRDSNDYYSAATTPGENGSDSPTSTTLFHDSKNIITTTISSPKKRRAVQKRVLSIPIKEVEGSRLKGETSSTPPSDSWAWRKYGQKPIKGSPYPRGYYRCSSSKGCPARKQVERSRIDPTMLVVTYSAEHNHPWPASRNHHNHNSNQSASLSAVKSAKVEALEAQPDPEMEAEPEERFAGLIGDESLIGGDEFGWFGDMETTSSPVLESPIFAESGSVFSSTTTTVAAAMVFPMREEDESLFADLGELPECSLVFRHRGVGPQVEIC
- the LOC133801400 gene encoding probable WRKY transcription factor 65 isoform X1 produces the protein MDISTTGLITVNNNNSFVGDTDRDSNDYYSAATTPGENGSDSPTSTTLFHDSKNIITTTISSPKKSRRAVQKRVLSIPIKEVEGSRLKGETSSTPPSDSWAWRKYGQKPIKGSPYPRGYYRCSSSKGCPARKQVERSRIDPTMLVVTYSAEHNHPWPASRNHHNHNSNQSASLSAVKSAKVEALEAQPDPEMEAEPEERFAGLIGDESLIGGDEFGWFGDMETTSSPVLESPIFAESGSVFSSTTTTVAAAMVFPMREEDESLFADLGELPECSLVFRHRGVGPQVEIC